CAGACTCGACACCTATTGCGACAAAAGGCGCGAGGCAGCAAGAAAGTACAATCTGGCTTTTCGCGCTGCAGCTGATATCGTCCTTCCTAAGACAGTAAATAACTGCGGTATGATTTGCGATACCTGTGACTGTCACGTATTTCATCAGTATACACTTCGTATTACCAATGGAAAAAGAGACGCGCTGGCTGCTCATCTATCTGAAAAAGGTATCCCGTTCGGCATCTACTATCCAATTCCGCTGCACAAACAAAAGGCCTATGAAGATTCACGCTATAGGGAAGAAGATTTCCCGGTTACCAAACAGCTGGTGAAAGAGGTCATCTCCCTGCCTATGCATACAGAATTGGACGAGGAACAAATCGCCTTTATCACAACAACCATCCTAGATTTTATTTAAGTAAATATGAAGATATTAGTTACCGGAGGACTTGGGTTTATTGGCTCACATACCGTGGTTGAGTTACAGAATGAGGGATACGAAGTGGTGATCATTGATAACTGCTCCAATGCATCGGAAGACGTACTCGACGGTATCATGAAAATCACCGGGAAAAAGCCGGAGTTTGAAAAATTAGATCTGCGCAACAAGGTTGATGTTCTCGACTTTTTTTCGAGGCATAAGGATATAGAAGGTGTCATTCATTTTGCAGCTTCCAAGGCTGTTGGAGAGAGCGTAGAAAAACCCTTGTTGTATTACGAAAACAACCTTTCTACCCTGGTCTATTTATTGCAACAGCTATCCGCCAAAAACAAGGCTCATTTTATCTTTAGCTCCTCCTGTACGGTTTACGGCCAGGCTGATGAAATGCCCATTACGGAAAATGCGCCGGTAAAACCTGCTGAATCTCCTTATGGCAATACCAAACAAATAGGGGAGGAGATCATGAGGGATAGTTGTAAGGTACTTCCAAAGTTACAGGCAATTTCCCTCAGGTACTTTAATCCTATGGGGGCTCATCCCAGTGGTGAGATTGGCGAATTACCTTTGGGCATTCCGCAAAACCTCGTGCCATTTATCACCCAAACCGGAATTGGTTTACGAGAACAACTCTCGGTCTTTGGCGATGATTATCCAACTGAGGACGGCACCTGTATTCGGGATTATATCCATGTGGTTGACCTGGCGAAAGCCCATGTAGTGGCTTTAAAACGCCTGCTCAACGGGAAAAATGAAAATAACTACGAGGTGTTTAACGTGGGAACAGGCACCGGAAGTTCTGTTCTCGAGGTAATCAATAGTTTTGAAAGAGTTTCAGGGGAGAAACTGAATTACAAAATTGTAGGTCGCAGACCAGGGGATGTCATCAGCGCCTACGCCGATACTTCAAGAGCAAATCGTGTTCTTGGCTGGAAAGCGGAGTCAACACTTGATGATGCGATGCGCTCCGCATGGCTTTGGGAGAAAAAAATACGAGCTTAAGTAAGCCTAATTTAGGGTCGGGAGATCCAGGATGTGCCCACAGTCGTAAATAGGATATGGCTAAGGAGTATCAGAATAGTTTGGAGTTGCTTCAATTGGCAGCATCCAGGGCATTATATCAAAAGCTTGTACTTCAGATTAAGAAAGATTTTACCCTGGCCAACATCGAATTCAACCCTTCCGAGGACATTGCCCCTTTAGATCTGAAGGTCGCACTCAAAGAAAAAATTTACATCCTCTTGCTCGAACGATTTTCTGACTATCTCAATTTGCTGTACATCGTCGATGTACCTGAAAAGGCCATTTCATCGATGGATGCTCAGGATGTTGTTGAGCGGGCGGAAGCAGTCTGCTTTCTTATACTCAAAAGAGAATGGCAAAAGGTATGGCTCAGGCATTCGTATGGAAAGAACTAATCCTACCTTTAAAAAAACACCCGAATAAATGGCATCCATGGGTCTGCGTACAGGCTTTTGTCCTCATCGTATAAGATGTCGTATCGCAAGCCAAAAGTAACCGGCCCCGAAGTGTATCCAACGCCCAGGAAGAGCACGGGCAGCCAGTAATTTTCTCTGAGTTCTGGGAATGCAGAACCAAAACTACGGTTAACCCTCAATTGCTCAAATTCGGAAGAGAACTGAAGGGCAGGGATGGGGTTGTAATATCCCAGGATTCCTGCGCCGTATGCCGTGAATTTAGCTTCGCCAAATTTGGCGTAATTGAAGCTGAGATTGCTCCCTATCGCAAAATGCTCGGAAACAGGATAAACAGCAGCCGGTGCCGCCACTATGTTCAACGAATTGTTCCCAAATCCGAGTCCAAAAGATCCGCCGTAGCGCAGCTCGCTCCAGAAGGAAGAGCCGGGATACCTACCCTGGGCATAACAACCCAAAAGCATAGTGCTGAAAAAGAAGAAAAACAGGAGGTTTTGTATTTTCTTGGCAGCGCTTGTGTTCATGGGTTTAAATTAAGAAATATTAGAACGTATCATCCTCAGAGATAGTATTAAATATTGTATTTTTGATTAATTTTTACAACGGTAAGAGTAACCATCATCTATGGATAAATATTCATTTTTAAATGCGGCTCACACGTCCTTTTTTTCGGACATGTACAATAGATACCTCACCCATCCCGACAGTGTGGAACCCAGTTGGAGGGCATTCTTCCAGGGTTTTGATTTTGGAATGGAAAGCGCCTTGGACGAGATCGGAATCGATACCCAATCAGGAACGGCTATATTATCAAACGGACAAACGGTAGAC
This DNA window, taken from Muriicola soli, encodes the following:
- the galE gene encoding UDP-glucose 4-epimerase GalE yields the protein MKILVTGGLGFIGSHTVVELQNEGYEVVIIDNCSNASEDVLDGIMKITGKKPEFEKLDLRNKVDVLDFFSRHKDIEGVIHFAASKAVGESVEKPLLYYENNLSTLVYLLQQLSAKNKAHFIFSSSCTVYGQADEMPITENAPVKPAESPYGNTKQIGEEIMRDSCKVLPKLQAISLRYFNPMGAHPSGEIGELPLGIPQNLVPFITQTGIGLREQLSVFGDDYPTEDGTCIRDYIHVVDLAKAHVVALKRLLNGKNENNYEVFNVGTGTGSSVLEVINSFERVSGEKLNYKIVGRRPGDVISAYADTSRANRVLGWKAESTLDDAMRSAWLWEKKIRA
- a CDS encoding alpha-ketoglutarate decarboxylase, with the translated sequence MNTSAAKKIQNLLFFFFFSTMLLGCYAQGRYPGSSFWSELRYGGSFGLGFGNNSLNIVAAPAAVYPVSEHFAIGSNLSFNYAKFGEAKFTAYGAGILGYYNPIPALQFSSEFEQLRVNRSFGSAFPELRENYWLPVLFLGVGYTSGPVTFGLRYDILYDEDKSLYADPWMPFIRVFF